gtactatagatacgttgggtgctaataccttcccttcgtataaccaaccctcttacccaaagatctctccccccacttttaggttattgcagcttttttccttttcctcttttggaaacaataaaaagtttggtcggaacaaaagaaaaatcattttttgagcactcgagcccaaagaaggcatcaggtgtctcatcccacaaaaaaagaggaacaaaacgatttttcgcccgcgacagtagTTACCAGTAGTTTATGAAGAGTAATTTTTAACACATTCACTTTTATTGACCGTATTATTCATATGAACCTTTTTAATTTATGTAAAATCCATGAATTATATAAACTTATTTGCACGATTTCAATGTTTCTCAAtgcaataaaaatatgtttttacaaTACTTATTCAACTAAAATGATAATTATGTTGCGGTCTCTCTTAAACAAATAAACATGTTTTTTGTtgacataattaaattaaaagtatcCTTACTTATTTTGGCCTAACAAAAGTAATTTTAAATAACAAAGAATTATTAGCTTTTTCTATATATAAATTATCATTTGTCATTCTCAACTAACTTCTATGTACTCAATTACGTTgtatttttgttgtttctatCAATTTTTTTAAGAGAAGCTTCAATTAAGTTTTAAATAATAATAGAACCGATTTTTTGTGTGTGGAAAATGCCTCTTTTATTCTAAGAAATAGAAAATCGCATAAGTACAGGATGTAATAACCTCTCTCCGTTGACTATTCACCTTTATATATCTCACACGAATTTTCATCTTTTCATATAATTAAAACTATTTCCACATCAAATTTAAATTCTTTTATTCTTCATATCCACAATGAAGGTGACTTCATCTCCAAGAATTCACAAAACTCTTGCGGCAATtttcttcattattttcttttcCCACAATCCAGTGGAGGGTCGAGGTTTTTTATATGCATTACTTTTTTTTGCCCTAATCCTTATTTTTTCTTATATACATCTATATtccaatgattaaaattaaaaattcttaTACAATTATAGGAAAAGCACCACAAGTGGTAAACAGAAACTCGTTTCCACAAGATTTTTTGTTTGGTGTTGGAACATCTGCTCTACAGGTGAAAATATATTATCGAATATCtcaatcataatatatatatatatatatatatatatatataatttaatttctctATGTCTCTCTTTTACATGTTATTATTATTGAATATAGATAGAAGGATCAGCTCATGAAGGAGGGAGAGGACCAAGTGTTTGGGATTCAATATTTATGAGTGAAAAAGGTAGAAAATAAATTTGTTAATTCATTTGGATATTCTAGGGTTATTTTACAAATTTCTaagatattatttaaataatcaaGTATTTATCAGTGAATTAACACTTTAAAATGCTAATTAACTTTGTGTATACTAACTTTTTTTAGCAGCAGCAACGATTAAGGATATTGATAAGTGCGGTACAATGATAGACCATTATAAGCGATATAGCGTAAGAACAAAAATTATTGTGATTTATTCTAGAAGGTTTTATATTTAGGGAAGGAGGTAATAATTTcattcatttatttatattttttgaataattttgcaGGACGATGTGAAACTTTTAAAGAAACTTGGTATAAACTCTTACCGATTTTCTATTGCATGGAGTAGAATATTTCCcggtaatttattttattttatttgtattgaaataaaataaaatagctaaattaattaattaattaattaattaattgctaatttttctctttatttttaaaaccatcTAGATGGAACCTTAGAAGGCGGTGTAAATCAAGAAGGCATAGACTTCTATAACAAGTTGATCGATGAATTACTTGCTAATGGTATGAATTTAGAAAtcacattaaaaataaattcacaaactaatttttttcttattatgaTAACATCATATTAATTCTAAAATTTTGATGTATTTGTATGTAGGCATCACACCTTTTGTTACAATTTTGCACTTTGATTATCCACTAAGCCTTTTTACTAAAGGAGGCTTCTTGAATCCATCTATTATGTAAGGAAATTTCACTATTATGcttaacaaaaatattataaattttacattattctcgtattgattatttgattttttttataaaaaaattcagaaaacaTTTCAAGGATTATAGTGATGTTTTATTCAAGGCTTATGGAGATCGTGTAAAACATTGGACTACATTCAACGAGTTAGAAATCACGGCGATATTTAATTATATGCATGGTTTTGATATTCCTATTCCAGAAAATTGCCAAATTACTAAAGAATGCAGAGATGTTTATACTTTGATGCATATATGCATCCTTTCCCATGGTGAATCTGTTAAGTTATACAGAGAAAAATATCAGGtataatttcttttttcttaCACTAATTTGTTAGTATTATTATTGTCTCATGAAAAAAATTAATAGCATCCAATTTAATGAAAAAATGGATAAATTAaattcttattaattattttataaaatgttGAAGGCAAAACAAGGTGGAGAAATTGGAATTGTTTTGTCCATTGAAGATTATATTCCATTCAGTAGAAAACCAGAGGATGTAGCTGCAACTGTAAGGCTTAGGGATTTTTCTACAGGATGGTtagtaatatatttaatttatatacactgataatataaaataattttatacatattataattaaattcatAATTTATTCCATATACTCTATTAATTTTTctttgttaatatttattatatgcacttaattttttttttaatataacaacAGGATTTTGGATCCATTATTTAATGGTGATTATCCTACAAGCATGAAGGAGCTAGTGAGAGATAGGCTTCCAAAGTTCACTGAAGAGGAAAAGAGATTAATCAAAGGAAGTTTAGATTTTATTGGAATAAATTATTATAGATCTTTTTTTGGTAAAGATGAACCAAACAAATTTCTTATTAAGGGTTTGGACAATTATGAttctttggcaataaaacaaGGCAGGTCTTATTTTTcacaataaattttaatttacttAAAATATTCTCAATAAAAATACCAACATgattttactaatttatttttttgtctaCTTTGTATTTCAGTATTTAATGACGAGGGAACAATATTGGGAATACGGGTGAGATAACTAATTGATTTAAGAAGGTTTTACACaaattaatattactattattattattgttatattttttataattaatgttttaaaatttgTAGGATAATGCAACAATGAGCTTTGTAAATCCACAGGGATTATACAATGTCttagtattcttgaagaaaacaTATAATAACCCTAAGATCTACATTACTGAAAATGGTTAGggcatattattaaaaaattataaagaataCATTTTTGATTAATTAAGTTTGATTAATCTAACTAATATTGTTTGAAATTCTCTTTAATATCATAGGTATTGCTTCAGGAACAATTTCACAGCCATTGAAAGACAAACATCGCATGGATTATATTGCAACACATATAAATTATGTGAAACGAGCACTTGAGTAAGTTATTATTTTTACTACATCGTGTTTTAATGCATTATGATTTTGGTTAAAAGATCGaaattattttacttatttttttataaatgtacAGTGCTGGAGTAAATGTTAAAGGATTCTTTGTGTGGTCTGCATTTGATACTTTTGAATTTCATCAAGGTTTTTCTGACAAATGGGGGCTCATATATATTGATTTTGCTAATAATCTCAGACGTGTGCCAAAACAATCTGCTAGATGGTACAGATGGTTTCTCACAGGAAATAGAAACTTTGTTTAGTTGCAAAGTCAGAATTCATAAACACCATTGTTAGATGAAGTCTCATGATCGgaaaagaaaatattgaaaatgttattgagaatgtattttattaattatttatagaaaaatagagccactttcattcaataaaatttattatCGTTATTTTGGAGTCCTTGAAGTTTATTAATAATACTTTTCATTGGAAAATTTACTATTTGAATgtaattgtatttttattaagATAGTGTGATAAGGTCATACATaagtacaaaaaaaataaaaataaataaaggaatgTGAGATATTGTTTTATAATTAAGTTTAATGGTAGATTTTGGCAAGCTCATGTTAAAATTCCTTATGAAAGATTAAATTGATGATATCACGATCAAATTTAATTTCTGTTTTGTTTTACTAACATAActtttttaaaagataataaaaaaataacatagtaTATATGtccttcaaatatttttttacaatGTTGAGGATGTTAATGAAGTAAGATTTACCGGTGATACTCACTTCATATATGATATGTATGGTTGGCTTACTAGCTGCTCTATTTGTAGTAAATAAATAAGCAAACTTTCAAATGAATATATCTGTGAAAACCATTTGAGTTTATTGTGTTTCCTAATTCATTCATAATTTAGAGTTTAATATGATACATCTGACATGTGAATTGGGGCCATTTCGTATGAATGATATTTTAACAatgtataaaaatatataatttcatTGACTCTTGAAGTTAAATAATCCTTCGTAGTaagaattgttaaaaaaaattataaatgcaTGTTATCATAAATAGTACTAGTATGTTGTTTaaaaatcaaaatgattttttaccTTCTATAGTAAAACTTAATTTCACTAAATTTCAATGTAAATAATCATTTATAATTGAAAAAAGTTAATATCACTTTCAAAGAGAAATATTAAATTCtagtttttgtttatattttcattACAATGTTCATATCTTCATTatatttataaacaaattaaatttattttttactcGGGTCTGATTAAAgaaatattatgtttttttaagtGGATTTAAAGAAACATGTATTTCAAAATAATGTTAACAAGATTTCTCTTTATCTTTAAGGGAAAGAAAATAGGATGATCCCAAATTTACTTAACTTTGTTgtaaaataaatgtataaaagatttaaaaagaatgtACCTAGTGTGGTGGAAAATTTATGAACTCActtaattaatcaaaaaaattatGGCCGTTGAAATAAGATAAATATGATGAACACATCCAATCTTAAAGTATAAGAGTTGAGAAGCATTGCTCCAACTGAATTGTAGCTGCTTTAGAGTTTGAGAAAAATAAAGAGTGATTGAATCTCTCATtgtatttatgataaaaaataaagagtCGTGATATTCAGTAAAAAAACTCACCAACATTGCTTTGAAGAAATGGAAAAGTATTTATTGAGAAAGGGAGGGAGTTGTCTGCATACGCAGTGGCAAGGTTTGATTGGTAATTTCTCTCATTTTCCATTCTAGTAAATAAATGTCCACATCTCGTTTTTCTTACAGAAATAAATGTTTCTAGTGAACCACCTAACATTTACATTATTAGCTATGAATAGAGCTCTCAAATGGGTCGCCCGACCCAACCCGCTTTGGCCCGAATGGTCATAACATATAATGGGACTAAAGTGGATCGGCCTGACTACTTAAAGGGCTGCAAAAAATAGTCTGATCTAATTTCTAATTAGTCCTTGTGGCCCGATAGGCCAGCAAGTctcttattttaatattatatttttaaatttataaaaaagatGTAATGGATAAAAGCTACATAACATAAGCAGAGAGTAATCATTAACTTAGTTaagtaatatataaaatattcatcaaatcaacATTCATATATATGAATATCACGAAGATATCTAAGTAAAAGTATAAAGGAACTGAATATTATCTCCAATACTTatcaaactttctcttcatttcacagCCATTTCTTTAATcacatcatctttttttttttcatcttaaaAACATAATTCATCCTCTTTTATTTTTCACTTGAAATACACTTATGCAATCATATCTTAGCTTaatcttttttctccaaaattaactaaaattatttgataaatttatttttaatgggGTAGCCCAAAGTCCGCTTGGCCAACCTAGTCCAAGCGAACTTCTTGCAGTCCGACCAACGATAAAATATAGGGCTTGTGGGTTGGTCTGATAGGCCGGG
This genomic window from Vicia villosa cultivar HV-30 ecotype Madison, WI unplaced genomic scaffold, Vvil1.0 ctg.000081F_1_1, whole genome shotgun sequence contains:
- the LOC131623823 gene encoding furostanol glycoside 26-O-beta-glucosidase-like codes for the protein MKVTSSPRIHKTLAAIFFIIFFSHNPVEGRGKAPQVVNRNSFPQDFLFGVGTSALQIEGSAHEGGRGPSVWDSIFMSEKATIKDIDKCGTMIDHYKRYSDDVKLLKKLGINSYRFSIAWSRIFPDGTLEGGVNQEGIDFYNKLIDELLANGITPFVTILHFDYPLSLFTKGGFLNPSIIKHFKDYSDVLFKAYGDRVKHWTTFNELEITAIFNYMHGFDIPIPENCQITKECRDVYTLMHICILSHGESVKLYREKYQAKQGGEIGIVLSIEDYIPFSRKPEDVAATVRLRDFSTGWILDPLFNGDYPTSMKELVRDRLPKFTEEEKRLIKGSLDFIGINYYRSFFGKDEPNKFLIKGLDNYDSLAIKQVFNDEGTILGIRDNATMSFVNPQGLYNVLVFLKKTYNNPKIYITENGIASGTISQPLKDKHRMDYIATHINYVKRALDAGVNVKGFFVWSAFDTFEFHQGFSDKWGLIYIDFANNLRRVPKQSARWYRWFLTGNRNFV